One genomic window of Polyangium aurulentum includes the following:
- a CDS encoding carbohydrate ABC transporter permease, translating into MKPRRPVHPFLFLAPTALVLGLFFFWPLAIVLKNSFYRWDLLTPPEYVGLSNYALLLSSGELSGTVLRTLSYSVVVVTVSLALGLGLAVALDRPGRLYAFVRGAVFSAYVVSWVAVALLWMWILDADGGLLSTLLRKLGLPALSWLGDPRVALFALAGVSIWKITGYSMVIFLAGLQDIPRSLYEAAALDGAGPLQRFRHVTWPMLRPSAAFVGTTSLILSFQAFDVVRVMTQGGPVKSTTVFVYAIYEHVFVNLRVGRASALTVVFFVFLLLLTALQLWAWRLGTARTGRA; encoded by the coding sequence TTGAAACCGCGCCGCCCCGTCCACCCCTTCCTGTTCCTCGCGCCGACCGCGCTCGTCCTCGGCCTCTTCTTCTTCTGGCCGCTCGCGATCGTCCTGAAAAACAGCTTCTATCGGTGGGACCTGCTCACGCCGCCGGAGTACGTGGGCCTGTCGAATTACGCGTTGCTGCTGTCGAGCGGCGAGCTTTCGGGGACGGTCCTACGGACGCTTTCCTACAGCGTGGTGGTGGTGACGGTGTCGCTCGCGCTGGGGCTCGGGCTCGCGGTGGCGCTCGATCGCCCGGGCAGGCTTTACGCATTCGTGCGCGGGGCGGTTTTCAGCGCGTACGTCGTATCCTGGGTGGCCGTCGCGCTCCTGTGGATGTGGATCCTCGACGCGGACGGCGGGCTGCTCTCGACCCTCCTCCGCAAGCTCGGGCTGCCGGCGCTCTCCTGGCTCGGCGACCCGCGCGTCGCGCTCTTTGCGCTCGCGGGCGTGAGCATCTGGAAGATCACCGGCTATTCGATGGTGATTTTCCTGGCCGGGTTGCAGGACATCCCGCGCTCCTTGTACGAGGCCGCCGCCCTCGACGGCGCAGGGCCGCTCCAGCGCTTCCGGCACGTGACCTGGCCGATGCTCCGGCCGAGCGCGGCGTTTGTCGGAACGACCAGCCTGATTCTGTCCTTCCAGGCGTTCGACGTCGTGCGGGTGATGACGCAGGGGGGGCCGGTGAAATCGACGACGGTGTTCGTGTATGCGATTTACGAGCACGTGTTCGTGAACCTGCGCGTCGGCCGCGCCAGCGCGCTCACGGTCGTGTTTTTCGTGTTCCTCCTCCTGCTCACGGCCCTGCAGCTCTGGGCGTGGCGGCTGGGGACGGCGCGCACGGGGAGGGCGTGA
- a CDS encoding 3-oxoacyl-ACP synthase III family protein: MLFLHGLGHFHPENCIDNAFLTELDIGTTDLWIRERVGIEVRRTVLPLDYIRTTKNRDLRAAQEAARYTNAETGRRAALMAIERAGLRPEDIGMVVTGGCSPDTCIPAEASKIANALGITCPAFDLHAACSTFGAHLHFLASMGASLPPFVLAVQPENTTRTVDFSDRSTAVLFGDATSAAVISTKERARVRVVSSSFDSSPAGADEVRIPRTGYFVQNGSAVQKFAIKRSTELLGRLKEEVGPERADRLIYVGHQANLTMLESVCRRSEIPPERHWHNIVQYGNQCAAGAPSVLSQRWEKLRDGDVLGVVVVGSGLSWSSLTVEVGEG, translated from the coding sequence ATGCTTTTTCTCCACGGTCTCGGACACTTCCATCCGGAAAACTGCATCGACAATGCATTTCTCACGGAGCTCGACATCGGCACGACGGATCTGTGGATCCGCGAGCGCGTGGGGATCGAGGTGCGGCGTACGGTGCTGCCGCTCGATTACATCCGGACCACGAAGAACCGGGATCTCCGGGCTGCCCAGGAGGCCGCGCGCTACACGAACGCGGAGACGGGGCGGCGAGCCGCGCTGATGGCGATCGAGCGGGCTGGGCTACGTCCGGAGGACATCGGCATGGTGGTGACGGGCGGCTGTTCGCCCGACACGTGCATCCCTGCCGAGGCGTCGAAGATCGCGAACGCGCTTGGAATCACCTGTCCGGCGTTCGACCTGCACGCGGCGTGCAGCACGTTCGGCGCGCACCTGCATTTTCTGGCGAGCATGGGAGCCTCGCTTCCGCCGTTCGTGCTGGCGGTGCAGCCGGAGAACACGACGCGCACGGTCGACTTTTCGGATCGCTCGACGGCGGTGCTTTTCGGCGACGCGACGAGCGCGGCGGTGATCTCGACGAAGGAGCGGGCGCGGGTCCGCGTCGTCTCTTCGAGCTTCGACTCGAGCCCGGCTGGCGCGGACGAGGTGCGAATCCCGAGGACGGGGTATTTCGTGCAAAACGGCTCGGCCGTCCAGAAATTTGCGATCAAGCGGAGCACCGAGCTGCTCGGGCGGCTGAAGGAAGAGGTTGGCCCGGAGCGGGCGGATCGGCTCATCTATGTGGGGCATCAGGCCAACCTGACGATGCTCGAGAGTGTGTGCCGCCGGTCGGAGATCCCGCCGGAGCGGCACTGGCACAACATCGTGCAATATGGCAACCAGTGCGCCGCCGGCGCGCCGTCGGTGCTGTCGCAGCGCTGGGAAAAGCTGCGGGACGGAGACGTGCTCGGGGTCGTGGTGGTGGGCTCGGGTTTGTCGTGGTCGAGCTTGACGGTCGAGGTGGGCGAGGGCTGA
- a CDS encoding ABC transporter substrate-binding protein, whose amino-acid sequence MSDRISRRDALARLASSFAAAAAAGAGCARRTGGEGEASLWFAYGGKNREVLLSLVDRFHAEQRIHRIHAVYQGDYFEALAKLRTAIAARAAPALTHVVGEVVPYLERAGVLSALDQFGKERKFDLVPELGQERSFVGGADRPLVALPFNRSTPIAYYNREIFERLGLGPPKTWTELVETSRAATVRAADGSVTRYGFACPVDWWFWVALVGQAGGTVIEADGTPSLGGEAGVRALALWQRLVHEERTMKPPPGRDYNAWQATNTDFLAGRVAMIWTSTAFLRYLETNARFPVVAAPLPADVKKSVPTGGTMFVMPRGAPEREQEAAFSFLQWMMEPRQANEWATRTGYMPVSRPGLRALEESGFYREHPNDRVAIDQLADAFAWPWAPALFRIQREAVQPRLEEAVLGRRDARETLEEARRAAREP is encoded by the coding sequence GTGAGCGACAGGATCTCCCGCCGCGACGCCCTCGCTCGATTGGCGTCCTCGTTCGCGGCGGCGGCGGCAGCGGGCGCGGGGTGCGCGCGGCGAACCGGGGGAGAGGGCGAGGCCTCCTTGTGGTTTGCCTACGGCGGCAAGAACCGCGAGGTTCTCCTCTCGCTCGTCGATCGCTTCCACGCCGAGCAACGAATCCATCGCATTCACGCGGTTTACCAGGGCGATTACTTCGAGGCGCTCGCGAAGCTGCGCACGGCCATTGCGGCGCGCGCGGCGCCAGCCTTGACGCACGTCGTGGGCGAGGTGGTGCCTTACCTCGAACGGGCTGGCGTGCTCAGCGCGCTCGATCAGTTCGGCAAGGAGCGCAAATTCGATCTCGTGCCCGAGCTCGGCCAGGAGCGCAGCTTCGTGGGCGGGGCCGATCGCCCCCTCGTGGCCTTGCCGTTCAATCGTTCGACGCCGATTGCTTATTACAACCGCGAGATCTTCGAGCGGCTCGGCCTCGGGCCGCCGAAAACATGGACCGAGCTCGTCGAGACCTCGCGCGCGGCCACGGTGCGCGCGGCGGACGGGTCGGTCACCCGTTACGGTTTCGCGTGCCCGGTCGACTGGTGGTTCTGGGTGGCGCTCGTGGGCCAGGCGGGCGGGACGGTGATCGAGGCGGACGGGACGCCCTCGCTCGGGGGCGAGGCCGGGGTGCGCGCGCTCGCGCTCTGGCAGCGGCTCGTGCACGAGGAGCGGACGATGAAGCCGCCGCCCGGTCGCGATTACAATGCCTGGCAGGCGACGAACACGGATTTTTTGGCGGGCCGGGTGGCCATGATCTGGACGTCCACGGCCTTCCTTCGTTACCTCGAGACAAACGCTCGCTTCCCCGTGGTCGCCGCGCCCTTGCCGGCCGACGTGAAGAAGAGCGTGCCCACGGGCGGGACCATGTTCGTGATGCCGCGCGGCGCGCCCGAGCGGGAGCAGGAGGCGGCCTTCTCTTTCCTGCAATGGATGATGGAGCCCCGGCAGGCCAATGAGTGGGCGACGCGCACGGGGTACATGCCGGTCTCGCGCCCTGGCCTGCGCGCGCTCGAGGAGAGCGGGTTTTACCGGGAGCATCCGAATGACCGGGTGGCGATCGATCAGCTCGCCGACGCCTTCGCATGGCCGTGGGCCCCGGCGCTCTTTCGCATCCAGCGCGAGGCGGTGCAGCCGCGGCTCGAGGAGGCGGTGCTCGGCCGGAGGGACGCGCGCGAGACGCTCGAGGAGGCGCGCCGCGCCGCGAGGGAGCCTTGA
- a CDS encoding ABC transporter ATP-binding protein: MATIELRGLVRRHPGADAPALDRLDLDVEAGELLVLVGPSGCGKSTTLRLVAGLDTPDGGTILLDGKDVTRVPPQDRDVAMVFQGYALYPHMKVREILAFPLKMRGVDRAERERKVEEAAAMLGLSRLLDRRPGELSGGERQRVAMGRAIVRSPRVFLFDEPLSNLDAALRAELRVELAALVRRLGTTSIYVTHDQVEAMTMGDRIAVMKSGLLQQVAKPRALYESPDNVFVASFLGTPPINLIEAEARDGKLVASGLSLPIPPGASLPARVTVGVRPERLGLLRGEGENAGNAFSAEVIAIEPLGAETHVYLDAAGTRLTARAPGFDAPARGERVRVSVDVESCHFFDPASGRRIEARP, translated from the coding sequence ATGGCGACGATCGAGCTGCGCGGCCTCGTGCGCAGGCATCCGGGCGCCGACGCGCCGGCCCTCGACCGCCTGGACCTCGACGTCGAGGCGGGCGAGCTGCTCGTCCTCGTCGGCCCCTCGGGCTGCGGGAAATCGACCACCTTGCGCCTCGTGGCCGGGCTCGACACGCCCGACGGGGGCACCATCCTGCTCGATGGCAAGGACGTCACGCGCGTGCCCCCGCAGGACCGCGACGTCGCGATGGTGTTTCAGGGCTATGCCCTCTATCCGCACATGAAGGTGCGCGAGATCCTCGCCTTCCCGCTCAAGATGCGCGGGGTCGATCGCGCCGAGCGCGAGCGCAAGGTCGAGGAGGCGGCCGCCATGCTGGGTTTGTCACGGCTCCTCGACAGGCGCCCGGGCGAGCTTTCGGGCGGGGAGCGGCAGCGGGTGGCGATGGGCCGGGCGATCGTGCGCTCGCCGCGCGTGTTTCTGTTCGACGAGCCGCTGTCGAACCTCGACGCGGCGCTGCGCGCGGAGCTGCGCGTGGAGCTCGCCGCGCTCGTGCGGCGGCTCGGTACGACCAGCATCTACGTGACGCACGACCAGGTCGAGGCCATGACCATGGGCGATCGCATCGCGGTCATGAAGAGCGGCCTGCTCCAGCAGGTGGCGAAGCCGCGCGCGCTCTACGAGTCGCCCGACAACGTCTTCGTGGCCTCGTTCCTCGGCACGCCGCCCATCAATTTGATCGAGGCCGAGGCGCGCGACGGCAAGCTCGTCGCGTCCGGTCTCTCCTTGCCCATTCCCCCGGGCGCGAGCCTGCCCGCGCGCGTGACCGTGGGCGTGCGGCCGGAGCGGCTCGGCCTTTTGCGCGGCGAGGGCGAGAATGCGGGCAACGCATTCTCCGCCGAGGTGATTGCGATCGAGCCGCTCGGGGCCGAGACGCACGTCTATCTCGACGCGGCGGGGACGCGGCTCACGGCGCGCGCGCCCGGGTTCGACGCCCCCGCGCGCGGCGAGCGGGTGCGCGTCTCGGTCGACGTGGAGAGCTGCCATTTCTTCGATCCGGCCTCGGGCCGGCGCATCGAGGCGCGGCCGTGA
- a CDS encoding HAD family hydrolase yields MTAEDVIARLADVRAEASAETAVLAFDADGTLWSGDVGEDLFHALLHEGALRDDARGALAEEARLFGVPDDGDATALARALYDGYTAGKYPEDRVFAMMAWCSAGFTIDEARAYAEGIVARGKLGDRLHRFLEPVLRWAEAERVGVWVVSASPRWIVEIGVAKLGIPAAQVVAMEPRIEGDRIAPSLAGPPVYNEHKPVALFAARPGAEVLGAFGDSSYDVPLLRASRVPVAVRPKPGLLARAAEVPQLVAIGA; encoded by the coding sequence GTGACTGCCGAGGACGTCATCGCGCGCCTCGCCGATGTCCGCGCGGAGGCGAGCGCCGAGACCGCCGTCCTCGCCTTCGACGCAGACGGCACGCTCTGGAGCGGCGACGTCGGCGAGGATCTGTTCCACGCGCTCCTGCACGAGGGCGCCCTGCGCGACGACGCCCGAGGCGCGCTCGCCGAGGAAGCGCGCCTGTTCGGCGTGCCCGACGACGGCGACGCGACGGCCTTGGCGCGCGCGCTCTACGACGGGTACACCGCGGGCAAGTACCCCGAGGATCGCGTCTTCGCGATGATGGCCTGGTGCTCGGCGGGCTTCACGATCGACGAGGCGCGCGCGTACGCCGAGGGGATCGTCGCGCGCGGCAAGCTCGGCGATCGACTGCACCGATTCCTCGAGCCCGTGCTGCGCTGGGCCGAGGCCGAGCGCGTGGGCGTGTGGGTCGTGTCGGCGTCGCCGCGGTGGATCGTCGAGATCGGCGTCGCGAAGCTCGGCATCCCCGCGGCGCAGGTCGTCGCGATGGAGCCGCGGATCGAAGGCGATCGCATCGCGCCTTCGCTCGCGGGGCCGCCGGTGTACAACGAGCACAAGCCCGTCGCGCTCTTCGCGGCGCGACCGGGCGCCGAGGTGCTCGGCGCGTTCGGCGACAGCAGCTATGACGTCCCGCTGCTGCGCGCGTCGCGCGTCCCGGTCGCGGTGCGCCCCAAGCCGGGCCTGCTCGCGCGCGCGGCCGAGGTGCCCCAGCTCGTCGCGATCGGGGCCTGA
- a CDS encoding carbohydrate ABC transporter permease, with amino-acid sequence MQERWRAGKLAASWFVLLAVALLWLGPYAWMVLTSLRTLPEIVAAPAWPLPKSIQFEAYREVLHAIPVGRYFLNTVAMALGIAILQILLALPAGYALAKLHFTGKKVAFALVLACLLIPAQVTFVPVFTMLGSVGLVNTMGALVLPFGVSALGTFLVRQALLSVPDEMIEAARLDGASELRIIYGLLAPMLRPTLASLFLFSFVFHYNDYFWPLVMTTDDEVRTLPLAVALLREQGTGVRWHIVMAGNVILSLPVLALFAAVQRQILRAVTARA; translated from the coding sequence ATGCAGGAGCGGTGGAGGGCAGGCAAGCTCGCGGCGTCGTGGTTCGTGCTCCTCGCCGTCGCGCTTTTATGGCTCGGCCCGTACGCGTGGATGGTGCTGACCTCGCTCCGGACGCTGCCGGAGATCGTGGCGGCGCCCGCGTGGCCGCTGCCGAAGAGCATTCAATTCGAGGCCTACCGCGAGGTGCTCCACGCCATCCCCGTGGGGCGCTACTTCCTCAATACGGTGGCCATGGCGCTCGGGATCGCGATCTTGCAGATCCTGCTCGCGCTGCCGGCGGGCTACGCGCTGGCCAAGCTGCACTTCACGGGCAAGAAGGTCGCTTTCGCGCTCGTGCTCGCGTGCCTGCTGATTCCGGCGCAAGTGACGTTCGTGCCCGTGTTCACGATGCTCGGCTCGGTGGGGCTCGTCAACACGATGGGCGCCCTCGTCCTGCCTTTCGGGGTGAGCGCGCTCGGGACGTTCCTCGTGCGGCAGGCATTGCTCTCGGTGCCGGACGAGATGATCGAGGCGGCGCGGCTCGACGGGGCGAGCGAGCTGCGGATCATCTATGGCCTGCTCGCGCCGATGCTACGGCCGACCCTGGCCTCGCTCTTTCTGTTCAGCTTCGTGTTCCACTACAACGATTATTTCTGGCCGCTCGTCATGACGACCGACGACGAGGTGCGCACGCTGCCGCTCGCGGTCGCGCTCCTGCGCGAGCAGGGGACCGGGGTGCGGTGGCATATCGTGATGGCAGGGAACGTGATCCTGAGCCTGCCCGTGCTCGCGCTCTTCGCGGCCGTGCAGCGGCAGATCCTGCGGGCGGTGACGGCGCGCGCTTGA